The genomic segment ctggcccctgcctggctctgctgcccctGCTTGCAGGGCCACACATATGGGGTCGCTTGTTGGGTCCTGTGGGGCTGCCAGGGAGGGGtgagcacagctcagcaccctgctccCAAACTAGTGGGGCCACCCCATGGTCCCCCCATGCCTTAGCTTCATCTCTGTCTCTCacaggaggtggggagagcaCTGCCAGCCAGCAGGGACGGGGACATGGATCGCGGTGTCACCCTGGAGAACCCCTATGCCAGCGTGAACATCCCGCGGTCCCAGTTCCAGCAGAGTTTCATCACTCATTACCTGAAGGAAGAGCCTGCTTCGCCCACCGTGATCGCCAACCCCGCCGTCGTGCCTGTGTACAGCGCAGAGGAGCAGGCAGACCGTGCTGGCAGCTGTGACAACCAGACCATTTCCACGGGGAAGTCGTGGTCCCGGCCCTACAATCCCTATGGTAGCATGAAGATGCCCAATGGGGATTCACCCGACTCCTTCTACACTGTCACCCTGGACAAACCACCCAAAGGCCACGAGTCCGGTGGGGGGAACTGCTGCCACAAGCGGTGCCCCTGCTGCAGAAAGTGTTGCTGTGTCATCTCCTAAGGGGACGTGTGGGACGTGCTGGGGGGGCACCCAGCCCGGGCaccccagggagctgccccatcaCCTGCTCTGGCAGCTGGGAGGTGGCACTGGTTGGACTCACCTCTGGTTTTCACCCATGAGCTCTGCCGCCAGCTACACTGGTGATGGGCACCTGCTGGCTCCTTGGAGCCCAGAGAGGGGTGTGGGGGAGAAGGATGGGACCCCCCCACTCCATGGAGACCCAGGGATCCTGGGGATGATGTGTGCCGACACAGATGCCTCCGAGGAGCGCCTACATTGGGACTGGAGCAGTCTGCGAGCCTCCACACTGAGCTGGCTAGTCCACCCTTGCTGGGAAAC from the Anas platyrhynchos isolate ZD024472 breed Pekin duck chromosome 18, IASCAAS_PekinDuck_T2T, whole genome shotgun sequence genome contains:
- the LOC101789713 gene encoding uncharacterized protein, encoding MDRGVTLENPYASVNIPRSQFQQSFITHYLKEEPASPTVIANPAVVPVYSAEEQADRAGSCDNQTISTGKSWSRPYNPYGSMKMPNGDSPDSFYTVTLDKPPKGHESGGGNCCHKRCPCCRKCCCVIS